In Methanothrix sp., a genomic segment contains:
- a CDS encoding ABC transporter permease, producing the protein MSLMLRYLAKRLAFMGLTVLAVCALTFFLMNIIPGGTAELILKHTILEMEEIPTDEQIAEISSRYNLHDPLYIQFGRWLSSALEGDLGSSYIQKKPVSYLLLLRMPATIMLASAAMSIAIIFGIPLGIYCAMRKNRLTDYILRIVTLLGVSMPGFWLALLLILVLSVNLKLFPVAGYGGARYLVLPAVALSAHALAVTVRMMRTGMLEVMSQPYITYAISKGLSSQNVILRHALRNALLPAITVLGMSFGHMLGGAVVIESIFAWPGVGSLLVDAISARDIPLVQGCVLAIVGVFVTINLLVDLTYTYLDPRIRYT; encoded by the coding sequence ATGTCTCTAATGCTCCGCTATCTGGCCAAGAGGCTGGCCTTCATGGGGCTGACAGTCCTGGCTGTCTGCGCTCTCACCTTCTTTCTCATGAACATCATACCCGGAGGCACTGCCGAGCTGATACTCAAGCACACCATCCTGGAGATGGAGGAGATCCCCACAGATGAACAGATAGCAGAGATCTCCAGCCGGTACAACCTGCATGATCCTCTTTATATTCAGTTCGGCCGCTGGTTATCCAGTGCCCTGGAGGGAGATCTTGGAAGCTCATACATCCAGAAAAAGCCCGTCTCATACCTCCTCCTTCTCCGCATGCCCGCCACCATCATGCTGGCCTCTGCTGCCATGTCCATAGCCATCATCTTCGGGATACCCCTGGGGATATACTGTGCCATGAGGAAGAACAGGCTCACTGACTATATCCTGAGGATAGTGACCCTCCTTGGCGTATCCATGCCCGGATTCTGGCTGGCACTTCTCCTGATCTTGGTCTTATCCGTCAATCTGAAGCTCTTTCCTGTGGCCGGATATGGGGGAGCCAGGTACCTCGTCCTGCCGGCGGTAGCCCTATCCGCCCATGCCCTGGCTGTGACCGTTCGCATGATGCGCACAGGAATGCTGGAGGTTATGAGCCAGCCGTATATCACCTATGCCATATCCAAGGGTCTGTCCTCGCAAAATGTGATCCTCAGGCATGCTCTGAGAAATGCCCTCCTCCCTGCCATCACCGTTCTGGGGATGAGCTTCGGCCATATGCTGGGGGGAGCGGTGGTCATTGAGAGCATATTCGCCTGGCCCGGGGTGGGAAGCCTTCTTGTGGATGCCATTTCAGCAAGGGACATACCCCTGGTTCAGGGCTGCGTTCTCGCCATTGTGGGAGTATTTGTGACCATCAATCTCCTCGTCGATCTCACCTACACCTATCTGGATCCGAGGATCAGGTATACATGA
- a CDS encoding ABC transporter substrate-binding protein: MREKSQLGKWAKTILIALCLLPAVALAAGAGPDDVLIVGELFDIKSMDPVQSGSALTEKALITESLVGVNSDMSLKPELAESWTQIDDRTWEIKLRDDVLFHDGSKMTANEVKFSLERANELDSKAADLMDLESIEVVDDRTLLIHTNELNPILPAVLHYSSIVIFSPRSLDDKGEFVSPIGTGPFMLESFDPKTHVLNLVRNSKWWGGEVKLSGLKIVPIIDPNTRALALENGDVDFTVDVPYSEADRIGDESGINVKKYQNPRIYVMDFNTQDAPLDDVRVRKAIAYGIDTDSIVKYVLFGIGRPAIGPFMPEFIWANKDLAAYEHDLDRAKELLAEAGWMDSDSDGILDKDGEPLEIGLLTYPNRPGLPPMAEAITGQLKEIGIKVNVEITESGVINERRKTGDWDIYLQAINTAMVPDPSYYLGLTYETEGGYNYPGYSNPKVDDLLDQASRTADEQERLEIMNEIQSIIQDEIPVLTVAYYGVIVASRDYVLGYEYDPTAHDYKLSPDMYIER; the protein is encoded by the coding sequence ATGAGAGAAAAATCTCAATTGGGCAAGTGGGCGAAGACAATTCTGATTGCCCTATGCCTGCTCCCTGCAGTAGCGCTGGCTGCTGGGGCAGGACCTGATGATGTACTGATTGTTGGAGAGCTGTTTGACATCAAATCCATGGATCCTGTCCAGAGCGGCTCAGCCCTCACCGAGAAAGCCCTGATCACTGAGAGCCTGGTGGGCGTGAACTCCGATATGTCCCTCAAGCCGGAGCTAGCAGAGTCCTGGACCCAGATCGACGACAGGACATGGGAGATCAAGCTGAGGGATGATGTGCTCTTTCATGACGGATCAAAGATGACCGCCAATGAGGTCAAGTTCTCCTTGGAAAGGGCGAACGAGCTCGACTCAAAGGCTGCTGACCTCATGGACCTGGAATCAATTGAGGTTGTCGATGACCGGACCCTTCTCATCCATACAAATGAGCTCAATCCCATCCTCCCTGCTGTCCTCCACTACAGCAGCATAGTCATCTTCAGCCCGAGGTCCCTGGACGATAAGGGTGAATTTGTCTCGCCCATCGGCACCGGTCCGTTCATGCTGGAGAGCTTCGATCCCAAGACCCATGTCCTGAACCTGGTCCGAAACAGCAAATGGTGGGGCGGAGAGGTCAAGCTCTCCGGTCTCAAGATCGTTCCCATCATCGATCCCAACACCAGAGCCTTGGCCCTGGAGAACGGAGATGTGGATTTCACAGTTGATGTCCCCTATAGTGAAGCGGACAGAATTGGAGATGAGAGCGGGATCAATGTGAAGAAGTACCAGAACCCCAGGATCTATGTGATGGACTTCAATACTCAGGATGCTCCTCTGGATGATGTCCGGGTGAGAAAGGCCATCGCCTATGGAATCGACACCGACTCCATAGTCAAGTATGTCCTCTTTGGCATCGGCAGGCCGGCGATAGGCCCCTTCATGCCCGAGTTCATCTGGGCGAATAAGGATCTGGCAGCGTACGAGCATGATCTGGACAGGGCCAAAGAGCTGTTGGCGGAGGCTGGCTGGATGGACAGCGATTCTGATGGAATTTTGGACAAAGATGGAGAGCCCCTGGAGATCGGCCTTCTTACCTATCCCAACCGTCCCGGGCTACCGCCCATGGCTGAGGCCATCACCGGTCAGTTGAAGGAGATCGGCATTAAGGTAAACGTCGAGATCACAGAGTCAGGTGTAATTAATGAGAGAAGGAAGACCGGCGACTGGGATATCTATCTGCAGGCAATTAACACTGCAATGGTGCCCGACCCCTCCTATTACCTGGGCTTGACCTACGAGACCGAAGGAGGCTACAACTATCCAGGGTACTCCAACCCCAAGGTCGATGATCTACTGGATCAGGCATCCAGGACCGCCGACGAGCAGGAACGGCTGGAGATAATGAATGAGATCCAATCCATTATCCAGGACGAGATTCCTGTTCTGACTGTGGCCTACTATGGAGTGATTGTCGCCAGCCGGGATTATGTGTTGGGCTATGAGTACGATCCCACTGCCCATGACTACAAGCTCAGCCCGGATATGTACATCGAGCGGTGA
- the nikC gene encoding nickel transporter permease, whose amino-acid sequence MKFVDMFFSANRASLISSGQAKWSSYQRIFSNRMVSMCLIMLAVIAVIALFAPQIAPYNPNDIDLKSSLQPPSSSHLLGTDHLGRDVLSRLLYGAATSFTISTSVVLLALFMGIALGGAAGYMGGLADEVISRVIDLFLSFPSMIFALAIVGALGSSVFNLILALALVHWASYARLMRGQVLSVKSNDYVSSARVIGASDRRILVKHILPNALAPVIVLATLDMGHVILSAAALSFLGLGIPPSIPEWGSMLNAGKEFMRTAPYLTIFPGMAITMTVVLFSLLGDGFQEVLDPESEVSGLVSS is encoded by the coding sequence ATGAAGTTTGTTGATATGTTCTTCAGCGCCAATAGAGCGAGTCTCATATCCTCAGGCCAGGCTAAATGGTCGTCTTATCAGAGGATATTCTCCAACCGGATGGTATCCATGTGCCTCATTATGCTGGCTGTTATTGCGGTGATAGCCCTATTTGCGCCCCAAATCGCCCCTTATAACCCCAACGATATCGATCTCAAGAGTAGCCTCCAGCCGCCTTCATCGTCCCACCTGCTGGGGACAGACCACCTGGGCAGGGATGTCCTGAGCAGGCTCCTTTATGGCGCAGCCACCTCGTTCACCATCTCCACTTCAGTGGTGCTCCTTGCCCTATTCATGGGAATAGCCTTGGGAGGAGCAGCCGGCTATATGGGCGGGCTGGCTGATGAGGTGATATCCAGAGTAATAGACCTATTCCTCTCCTTTCCCAGTATGATCTTCGCCCTGGCCATAGTGGGAGCCCTGGGCAGCAGCGTGTTCAACCTCATCCTGGCTCTGGCCCTGGTTCACTGGGCCAGCTATGCCCGGCTGATGAGGGGGCAGGTTCTATCCGTCAAGAGCAATGATTATGTCTCCTCCGCCCGGGTCATTGGGGCAAGCGACAGGCGGATACTGGTCAAGCACATCCTTCCCAATGCCCTGGCACCAGTGATTGTGCTTGCCACTCTGGACATGGGGCATGTCATCCTCTCTGCTGCTGCCCTGAGCTTTCTTGGCCTGGGGATTCCTCCCTCTATTCCTGAGTGGGGATCGATGCTCAATGCGGGCAAGGAGTTCATGAGGACTGCCCCCTATTTGACCATCTTTCCCGGGATGGCCATAACTATGACTGTGGTTCTATTCAGCCTCCTGGGAGATGGATTCCAGGAGGTTCTTGATCCTGAGAGTGAGGTGAGCGGCCTTGTCTCTTCTTGA